One genomic window of Verrucomicrobiota bacterium includes the following:
- a CDS encoding ABC transporter permease: protein MSAIFVIFLVPLGLRTFVTQGAELLLERSQQTPLIIGSKASGLELVLDSLYFRRDVVEAIPYRELDEATRQNLGNVVPLHTRFFASKNPIVGTNLDYFAIRELELKKGRDFALLGECVIGAKVAEVRGVGVGDEVISSPEEVFDLAGVYPLKMKVVGVLEETDSADDQAVFVDLKTTWIIEGLAHGHDDISDNVDNASVLSSTDSHTIANASVKEYREIDSGNIASFHFHGDADEFPIHALLVFPENQKNKVLFLGRYLDRKKFLSIYQPEQVIEGLLQTVFALEKVILSGLLILSVSMFIIVILVFFLSFKLRSREFETIKRIGGSDQFVLKMLLFEGSTIILLALLLAVSLVYLVEAYVDDVLYWALLFF from the coding sequence TTGAGTGCTATCTTTGTTATTTTTTTAGTGCCTTTAGGGTTGCGCACTTTTGTAACTCAGGGAGCTGAGCTCCTTTTAGAGCGAAGTCAACAAACACCTCTAATCATTGGTTCGAAGGCAAGTGGACTGGAGCTTGTGCTGGATAGCCTTTACTTCCGGAGGGATGTCGTAGAGGCAATTCCCTATAGAGAATTGGATGAAGCCACAAGACAGAATTTAGGGAATGTGGTTCCATTACATACCAGATTCTTTGCCAGCAAGAACCCGATTGTGGGAACCAACTTGGACTATTTTGCAATTAGGGAACTTGAGCTCAAAAAAGGGAGAGATTTCGCCCTGCTTGGTGAGTGTGTGATTGGCGCAAAAGTTGCTGAGGTTAGAGGTGTTGGCGTTGGTGATGAAGTTATTTCTAGTCCAGAAGAAGTTTTTGATTTAGCTGGGGTTTATCCCTTAAAAATGAAGGTGGTAGGAGTTCTAGAAGAGACCGATTCTGCAGACGACCAAGCCGTTTTTGTAGATCTCAAAACAACCTGGATTATAGAAGGGCTGGCTCATGGTCACGATGATATTAGTGACAACGTTGATAACGCCAGTGTGTTAAGCAGCACCGATAGCCATACCATAGCTAATGCTTCAGTGAAAGAATATCGCGAGATAGATTCTGGCAATATAGCTTCTTTCCACTTTCATGGAGATGCCGATGAATTTCCTATTCACGCGCTCCTCGTCTTCCCTGAAAATCAAAAAAATAAGGTGCTCTTCCTTGGGCGTTATTTAGATAGAAAAAAGTTTTTAAGTATCTATCAGCCGGAGCAAGTGATTGAAGGTCTTCTGCAAACAGTTTTTGCTTTAGAAAAAGTGATATTGTCGGGTTTACTCATTTTGTCGGTATCCATGTTTATCATTGTCATACTGGTGTTTTTTCTCTCCTTCAAATTAAGATCTAGAGAATTCGAGACCATTAAGCGAATAGGTGGGTCAGATCAATTTGTTCTGAAGATGCTTCTCTTTGAAGGAAGCACTATCATCCTGTTAGCTCTGCTACTGGCCGTCTCTTTAGTATATTTGGTCGAAGCATATGTGGATGATGTCTTGTATTGGGCGTTACTTTTCTTTTAG
- a CDS encoding YHYH protein, whose amino-acid sequence MFTSGSRAMLFLLLLGLTSFAANQPKVEISVQPPYRMVRSNGIADHQTGQFPNRRNPHQISAQAYHFRMPLTPQETNHKTPTKGKRKKYIFGVALNGVVFDPSTAEYWKRNPRSGWNYEALTGRMDLGLDSSQAHVQPNGAYHYHGIPRSLVEKLKKSESMVLIGYAADGFPIYSEYGHRDPRDPSSPLIKMRSSYQVKKGSRPSGPNDPGGSYDGSFTKDWEYVGNLGDLDECNGRFGMTPEYPQGTYHYYITDTFPYVPRYFKGAPDNSFLKQRGNHGGRSGPGGIPSFPPPHHHQR is encoded by the coding sequence ATGTTTACATCGGGTAGCAGAGCCATGCTTTTTTTGCTGCTATTGGGTCTGACAAGCTTTGCTGCAAATCAGCCTAAGGTAGAGATTAGCGTGCAGCCTCCTTACCGTATGGTTAGGTCCAATGGCATAGCAGACCATCAAACAGGGCAATTCCCCAATCGAAGAAATCCACATCAGATCAGTGCGCAAGCATATCATTTTCGTATGCCACTAACTCCCCAGGAAACTAATCATAAGACACCGACGAAAGGTAAAAGGAAAAAGTATATTTTCGGTGTGGCACTTAACGGTGTGGTTTTTGACCCTTCCACCGCAGAATACTGGAAAAGGAATCCACGTAGTGGATGGAATTATGAGGCACTAACTGGCAGGATGGACCTTGGCTTGGATAGCAGTCAAGCCCATGTCCAACCTAATGGAGCATATCATTATCACGGAATTCCAAGGTCACTCGTAGAGAAACTCAAAAAAAGTGAAAGCATGGTGCTGATTGGCTACGCTGCTGATGGTTTTCCCATCTATTCAGAATATGGTCATCGTGATCCAAGGGACCCAAGCAGTCCATTGATTAAGATGCGCTCGAGTTACCAAGTGAAGAAAGGCAGTAGACCCTCTGGCCCTAATGATCCGGGTGGAAGCTATGATGGGTCATTCACAAAGGATTGGGAATATGTTGGGAACCTTGGGGATCTGGATGAATGTAATGGTAGGTTTGGCATGACGCCTGAATATCCTCAGGGAACTTACCATTACTATATAACAGATACTTTTCCTTATGTTCCCCGCTATTTTAAGGGTGCTCCAGACAATAGCTTTCTTAAACAACGGGGTAATCATGGAGGCAGGTCCGGTCCAGGAGGTATACCTTCTTTCCCACCACCTCACCACCATCAAAGATAA
- a CDS encoding zinc ribbon domain-containing protein, whose amino-acid sequence MPIYTYETIPKKASEKPIRYEIKQSMTEDALSKHPETGQRIRRVITGGFFTSSSKSGSSSHGKCCSNNSCCG is encoded by the coding sequence ATGCCCATTTACACTTACGAGACTATTCCCAAGAAAGCATCTGAAAAACCGATCCGTTATGAAATCAAACAAAGTATGACGGAAGATGCTCTTTCTAAGCATCCGGAGACGGGTCAACGCATTCGTAGGGTTATTACTGGAGGCTTTTTTACTTCATCCAGTAAAAGTGGCTCGAGTAGTCATGGTAAATGTTGTTCCAATAATTCATGTTGCGGTTAG
- a CDS encoding GTP-binding protein — translation MSSIPIIALCGFLGSGKTTLLRRWRRDQALRDAAVIVHDLSELGVDAELLSEEGSTPALGCLAGRVAALHGSHARDQLYASVGTALNEISALDPVAPLVLCESTGAARPWPLIKSLTQDERFSLRHFIVTVDALNLHRDFADGRMLIDESFGTQDVALRRAAEVLAEQIAFANVIILTKIDTLPRHVIDAQIPILQKLQPRAAIGLSAQAGLLLPQLEETPAPKVSVLKGLAKDLDLSQQSSTADNIESLVFRDQRPFHPERLHEACCNQLSTGLYRTKGFLWLASRPAHVLLWQQSGSQIALEITGFWRAEVVHNRDGKLLPEEVEQLKEDLETQHPIFGDRHNELTLIGLKTASESFASVLENALCTDEEISAWQNGESFVDPWPKSIRRID, via the coding sequence ATGAGCTCAATCCCAATTATTGCTCTCTGTGGTTTCCTCGGCTCGGGTAAGACAACACTGCTCCGACGTTGGCGACGCGACCAAGCCTTGCGTGACGCAGCAGTGATCGTTCATGATCTCAGCGAGCTTGGCGTTGATGCCGAGCTGCTTTCTGAAGAAGGCTCGACACCTGCCCTTGGTTGCCTTGCAGGTCGCGTGGCGGCGCTGCATGGTAGTCATGCGCGCGATCAGCTTTATGCTTCTGTGGGGACAGCTCTCAATGAGATTTCTGCTCTTGATCCTGTTGCACCTCTCGTCCTATGTGAAAGTACAGGAGCTGCTCGCCCGTGGCCATTAATCAAATCACTCACGCAGGACGAGCGATTCTCCTTAAGACACTTCATTGTTACTGTCGACGCTTTGAATCTGCATCGCGATTTCGCAGACGGTCGCATGTTAATTGACGAATCCTTTGGTACGCAAGATGTTGCGCTTCGCCGGGCTGCAGAAGTTCTCGCTGAGCAGATAGCCTTTGCTAATGTGATTATCCTCACCAAGATCGACACCTTACCTAGGCATGTAATTGATGCCCAGATCCCAATCCTTCAGAAGCTCCAGCCACGGGCAGCTATCGGGCTCTCGGCCCAAGCCGGACTGCTGCTTCCCCAGCTTGAAGAGACCCCTGCTCCGAAGGTCTCTGTATTAAAAGGGCTTGCTAAGGACCTGGACCTCTCCCAGCAGTCCTCCACCGCCGACAACATAGAATCTCTGGTCTTCCGTGATCAGCGGCCGTTCCATCCGGAGCGCTTGCACGAAGCCTGCTGCAACCAACTGAGCACTGGACTTTACCGAACGAAGGGTTTCTTATGGCTTGCCTCGCGCCCTGCTCATGTGCTCCTCTGGCAGCAATCCGGGAGTCAGATTGCTCTTGAAATCACTGGTTTCTGGCGCGCTGAAGTCGTCCACAATCGGGATGGGAAGCTGTTGCCCGAAGAAGTCGAGCAATTGAAGGAGGATCTCGAAACTCAGCACCCTATTTTTGGCGACCGTCACAACGAGCTCACTCTCATTGGTCTCAAAACGGCCTCAGAAT